One Lentibacillus cibarius DNA window includes the following coding sequences:
- the secY gene encoding preprotein translocase subunit SecY, with amino-acid sequence MFRTISNFMRIGDIRRKIIFTLLMLIVFRLGTFIPVPYTDKEAIDFMNQQNVFGFLNTFGGGALKNFSIFAMGIMPYITASIIMQLLQMDVVPKFTEWKKQGEMGRKKLAQITRYGTVALAFVQAIAMSIGFNAMAGGMLISNPSIWKFLIIAIVLTSGTTFLMWLGEQITANGVGNGISILIFAGIVAAVPNGVNQLYSQYFVDAGDELFINIVIVALIALVVVAVTVGVIFIQQALRKIPIQYAKKLVNRSPVGGHSTHLPLKVNAAGVIPVIFSIAFIVAPRTVAGLFEGNDIAATVESIFDYTQPIGMVIYIALIIAFTYFYTFVQVNPEQMAENLQKQGGYIPGIRPGKNTETYLTRVMYRLTFVGSIFLAAVAVLPIVLGGLANLPQAVRIGGTSLLIVVGVALQTMKQLESQLVKRHYKGFIK; translated from the coding sequence ATGTTCCGTACAATCTCCAACTTTATGCGCATTGGTGATATCAGACGGAAAATCATATTCACATTGCTGATGCTGATTGTTTTCCGCCTTGGTACATTTATTCCGGTGCCGTATACGGATAAAGAAGCTATCGACTTCATGAATCAGCAGAATGTTTTCGGCTTTTTGAACACATTCGGTGGTGGAGCATTAAAGAACTTTTCCATTTTTGCGATGGGAATTATGCCTTATATTACCGCTTCGATCATCATGCAGCTGTTACAGATGGATGTTGTGCCAAAGTTTACGGAGTGGAAGAAGCAAGGAGAAATGGGACGTAAAAAGTTGGCTCAGATCACTCGCTACGGTACTGTAGCGTTGGCATTTGTTCAAGCAATTGCCATGTCTATTGGTTTCAACGCAATGGCAGGTGGGATGTTGATTAGCAATCCAAGTATATGGAAGTTTCTTATCATCGCCATCGTATTGACAAGTGGAACAACCTTTTTGATGTGGCTTGGTGAACAGATCACAGCAAATGGAGTTGGAAACGGGATTTCCATTTTGATTTTTGCCGGTATTGTGGCAGCTGTTCCAAATGGCGTGAACCAGTTGTATAGTCAGTATTTCGTTGATGCAGGTGATGAATTATTTATTAATATAGTAATTGTTGCGCTAATAGCATTAGTAGTGGTGGCAGTTACTGTAGGGGTAATTTTCATTCAACAGGCTTTGCGTAAAATACCGATTCAATACGCCAAAAAACTTGTTAACCGTTCACCTGTGGGTGGTCACTCGACACATTTGCCATTGAAAGTGAATGCCGCTGGAGTTATTCCGGTTATCTTCTCCATTGCATTTATTGTTGCGCCACGAACGGTTGCCGGCCTTTTTGAGGGTAATGATATTGCTGCAACCGTAGAATCTATTTTTGATTACACGCAGCCAATTGGTATGGTCATTTATATTGCCTTGATCATCGCGTTTACGTATTTTTACACATTTGTTCAAGTCAATCCTGAGCAGATGGCAGAGAACCTGCAGAAACAAGGTGGATATATACCGGGGATACGCCCTGGCAAGAACACGGAGACTTATCTTACACGTGTCATGTATCGCTTAACATTTGTTGGTTCCATTTTCTTGGCTGCTGTTGCTGTATTGCCAATCGTTTTGGGCGGGCTTGCTAATTTGCCGCAAGCCGTACGAATTGGTGGCACAAGCTTATTGATTGTTGTAGGTGTTGCTCTGCAGACAATGAAACAACTGGAAAGCCAACTAGTGAAGCGGCATTACAAAGGTTTCATTAAGTGA